One Antedon mediterranea chromosome 1, ecAntMedi1.1, whole genome shotgun sequence genomic window, ttaatttttattatgagTTTATTGTTTCATAGGTGTTGGGATTGGAAGTTTGACGCTATGACAATGCCGTTACTTTTTGCTGGTACTAGTATCGATATAAAAAAGATATTATTTGCGAGCGTAGTTTAATTCCGTCGCTAACCCAATAGcaattagtttattttatacatcATCGTAAATTCGTAAGTACTTATACtatgttttatttgattcttatactatattaatttaacttggcaaaattatttattttaaacttatttattataatgtctTTAGGAACATGtggtcaatgattaccaaaagtaaattaatcactgtcctatcagatacagaggctattttgtgaaccagttaaCCGGGGTAACTCTTACTCGtctcgaatgatgaactgggttctttaaagtgcacatgggttataactgtgtacactggacctacggtttatagtccttatccgcaGACTTCACCACCACTGGCActaccagaactaggagcgagtcgacCTGGAACCCATGCCAATACTGTTGAGGTAAAGGTAAACGGTGGCCATTTGACTCGCTCAACTTATCACAAAAAAaattttgttgttattaaacttttaattttaataataatattatattaatcacATTTAGAATTTTTAAAGTTCCACTGTAACgattataaaactatttaaaatttgaattgaCTTAATGACAGTTTTTCCTTTTTGGACAATATTTATTCGTTGATtacttaattttaattatttagaaaaaaatcccAGTTTGATAAATACTCAAACTTACATTATGTATTAGGCCGTATAGTTATGTACCGTGATAAGCCGTAGTccagtaatattatattatcatttacGGATCGtacttattttttttcatttcttcatcacatttattcaattagtttaaatagaaattgtcTATTCGAAAAAAATAAGTCTTAATAGCAATTGTCTATTCGAACGAAAtaagttttaatattcattcaaACACTTTGCAAAAAGGTTACTGAGAGATGTTTACTTCTTTTTACATGTTTTTGAAGCAGTTCTCTTTAAGGAGATATTTTTCTCAACCTCTGAACTACATTTCATTCTGTGAAAAAATACATCGAGTCTTGTCTCTTATTGTTGcagttaaaaatgtattgtttacaattatAGTAAATTTACTGGTTTAGGTATCttttattttaccatattttactatcttttatttttttctgaatCGTATTTAAATAGTAtgtaaatcaaaatgtaaaccaaccaaccaaatttcatttgttttttatttttttattttttattttattcaatttccaggcACAAATAACAACGTATAAAACATAATAGCgctgcagcaccctgaggattgctaTGAGTGCTGAGCACTATCGAATTGGCTCTCCATACTGCActtaaaatgttgttgttaaaatgacaataaataataatcgtaTCATATCGTAAAGCGCTAAATCaacttctattgctattttttttaaagaactcAAAACGCATCTTTCTAACATCCAATataagcgcctttgatttttacttcgTTTTAGTTGTTTatggcgctatacaaatacctaaattattattattatattattaaatcattttctCTATAATAGTTTAatcagagaagagtgaaattaatcaTTCCATTAAAGTTGCTGTTCTCTTGCATTCTCGGATCCCACTATCactttatgataaataaaataaacgttCCATTCTaacttttaaatgtttaaatgtaaaAACCTCAAAATCGTCAGCATGATGCGAGTGGGTTACGACGACGACGTGAGAACGGTGTAGACCAAGTCAATCATTGGCTCCTGAATCATCTGCTGGTATTCTAGCCtacaatttataattaattgtatcacaatatttgttttgccgagctttgtaggcctacatatattataaagtatttgttgttgttgataatAAGAACAGAGATAGTGAGGGTATATTTCTTACAACAAATTCAGATTTGAATACCAATTTGTGAAttaattatagattttattaatgtatataagTTTACTGTATTgcaattattaattcatatcgaaaccctaaataaataaattcataagaAACATGAACATATTTAATACTATGAAaacaacattaattaaaatcaatgtATAATTTGACGGATTTTGTTTCTTATGTACACAATTTGTTTTTGCAGATTTAACAAACCGAAGTCATGCCCCGTGCTTTTCTAGTAAAACGTAGGCCCCAGAGTAATGTAGCGTTCCCAGGTGATACGCAAGCACAGGTGCCAAATAAAGGTACGTATTATAAACTAgcctagtctgggttccagacggagttttgtcttaatattagttaaaagataaatattttggcacatatggcgtttcatacgtatactacttgattttggatactccgtctggggaaacacgcacaagtcacgtggtttgacaccaggaattcttggtgcatacgattatccggttgactagtttcagctgcatgcgattggctactctctcgtacaccgtttaaatattcatatttcagaatttcaaagactcaacaactaaaatgatgcgcatgcgctatgttacgtttagacaatgtgtacttgggtacatttatgaaagttctgaaggctagaaattattttatatgcctatagtagtctggtaaacatttgatgggatctttgaaacatgaaaactcgtcttgatatatgataggctagcttctccgcaaatcaaacattcaatggatcatttattacgcggagataattttgatttaattcccacccagaccctgtcctgttctgtgtggtggtgtagccctgttgtgtgccggtggtatgtaggcctacttcattggcgttttatttgccaggtcatacgtgcgagttgagtaggacctacgaaagaggcctaggccaaggactaaacaattaataaacaaaacaacttggcattactattttatatttcaacagtctcgatcgtacattaagcactggtaggcctacgtactcgatctctttcattttgaaacaaaatgatcattggttgattcgaaatccatatttacataccgcccgccccatatagccaaatacagtatgataacctacgtcattcttatcgtatgtttgcggtctgcaaatcgatttctatacgtgtttcacaagtctgtattttcagacaaaaatcgcggtcgaaataaaaacaaataaataaaaaaaaaagataatacagacttggggcaagtctaaaaCTAGCCGTGCTCACACCCACTCGAGTTAAGCATGCAAGAACGTCTTTAAGTTAATCAAAATCATATCAGAGTTAGGGATGGCGAACACTTGACGTGCTATGGCGCATTttgtcgaataaataaatgaaataaaaacatacgCCAGTGCTCCTTGTTGTTAACTCCGATTCATAACTTGATCGATTCATAACTCcgattgatattaatataattcCGATACTTTTCATAGGCCTATGTCTGATGTAACGTTAGGCCTAACAGGGAGAGTTATACCAACTCATGGTTTAATACTACGTTTGAACGCAGACCAAGTGAAACAGTTTAAATGTTACTCCGATAGGGAAAGAGGCGTTTGAACAAAGCTATACTTTGAAGAGGTTTAATCCTAATTTCATTGTGTAACTGTATTTGTCAGGTTAACATTACTAACACGAAACCTGCGGAAAACTATATCTTCCGTGACAATCCCatgcaatatttttaaacaaatatattattataacttttcagttgttatttattatctgtcgttatttattttattattttcagtttttcactattactatttttaattactaggcctacttgtaaATTATCGATATCTAAGTGTGATCGACTACGACAGTTGTTGTATCTGCTTGTTGTCTTATACagggcctatttattttaagGACGCTTTGCATGAACGTCTGCCACCGTTGTGAAGATGTAGcttcaataaatattatcattattatctacTTTTGTTTACAGTCATAAAAAGTAATTCTCCGATTAAGCCGCTTCCAATACGCAGTGCATTATCAACCACCGAACTTCCGTCTTCACGGCTTTTTGATTTGCACGAAGTTGAACTTTTCAACAAATGTCATTCACAGTTCCACCAGTATTACGTGACCAATGACGATCGTCTGTCCAAAGACAGATACCTGAAATACAACCAAAGCATATGTGAACAGgttgaatattttaaaaaagcaaAATCAATTGAAGATTTGTCTAAACAGCTAAAGAAGAGTGCTGATAAAGAAGTGATCTCCCCAACCGAACTCCAATATTCGATATTTAATCTACCGGACCGGAAACAGGTAGACTCAGGGAGAGATTCTAACGAAGAAGTCTTTGTAGAAAGAATACAAACCACTGATTCCCTTCTCAACCCTACCCATAAAGCGACTATTCCCCCTGTGTACGTAACTGAAATATTGGCAAAACAGAGACAGAAAATCTTGGCTAAACATGTTGTTAACATACATAACGGGTTTTTCGCCAAGAAAGTTAGTCGCAGAGGGCGTAATAAAGCCAGACAGCCAATCCCTGGACTAGAATACATACAGAATGGCACAGATATGCAATATAGAAATAATACATCGCTCGAGTCATCTTTCGCAACGGACGATAACGCAGAAGACAACGCCAAAACGGATGGAGAGTTAAATGAGTCGGAAGCGAAACAAACACAACGCAAATACGTCTGCGATATATGTAATAAAGGATTCAGCAGAAGTAATACACTTGTGACTCATAAGGTAAGATTATCTTGGGGCCGGGAAAAAAGAATGGACAATGGACGTAACGTAATGACTACAAAAAAGTTCCATCATGTCATGTTTTTAATGACATTTTGCAGATTATATGATTACCATACACCTTATGGAATTGTCATTTAAAATTCATCTGATGAATAAAAATATGgttaattcattaatttgatattttatctATAGCGTATTCATACAGGTGACAAGCCATTTGAATGCGAGATATGCGGGCGCGCATTTCGGCAACCTGGAAACCTAACTCGCCATCGCCTAATACACACAACAGTTAAACCATATAAGTGTTCACAGTGTGGCAAGGTAAGCAAACCAAATTGTAAAAGTTTTGACTATCGTTATTATAATCAGCATTTAAGAGGGGCGCGATAAATTAGCATAACTTTTTTATCAACGTTCAAACGCGCGCGTACACATAAGTCACTACTacatatggaaatcatgaggtttcttaaagttttttagacttagaattgttttgtataccttttcctggccagcattatctttggggtgcctctgtcttggttgttgtctctgagcacccggccgtctgtggcaaggcaaatgtgtatcctgctcctttgtttggtcacctaggtaggggtccgggaccgcgacagaacgacaacggatggggaccctccaaagaaattgcattttatttgtcaggattttgtatgatttatttcttttttatttttaaatgcgccttgagcactctggagtggtatgtgcgctataaaaatcttattattattattattattattactatcatCGTTCTAACGCGCTCATACATAGGCGTATACTtgttactaaagcttggttcccactagaacgtaacgcaaggacgtaaacgcaacgcaagcgttttaaccaatgacaagcgaagttatagacagttaacaatcacaagcgaataagccatcgcttgtgattggtcaattcacttgcgttgcgttacgtccttgtgttacgtcgctagtggaaccacgcttaaagctagcacgcaacgcagcgacgtatcgacgccaAGTGCTGTAtagcgtaatcacaagtgggaaccgtaCAAATGTACGTTTTGTTTTTTCTAGGCCTTCAATCGTGCATCAAATCTTCATACGCACATGCGCACTCACACAAACTACAAACCATTCGTATGTCAGTACTGTGGTAAAGGATTTCATCAGAAAATCGACATGAAGATTCATTCGTACACTCATACAGGTAAGTGTATAAATAAagaacaaatttgtataattttatcTTTCCGCTCGCAGGTGGAATAGTTTTTCTAAACGGAGGCTCCCAAATAGTTGCaaacataaatactgtaaatatacggtaatagagaggtttcgcaatcttacgaagacgataacgaaaacggatacgtcacgcacacgtattcgtttttcgtaagccagtaaaaatctgtttcgcatggcaacgaaatattgagggcgccatCCAAAATATGATTGCGgtaatttgagcgaagcgctggtacgtgttgcttggtgcttggctgtctaggcctagcgtaacatcaaagcgagtgaggactttaaaaactgctatttatcaaaattgacctggtattttagtaaattacttaagtaaattactttcaataaatctataattatattataatcatgaatcattcctgattcaaatgcaaaatgtgcaaaatagatcaaaaactatactcgttttgtagttacgaatatgactgactgactgaacacgaatacgctttaccaAGGCTtttaccaaagaacttataacaaaGAACTtgtaacacaagaatctcctgttcgtccgaagcgcgtaacaatttcgaaaggcattgtgggatagaatagagctatgggtggcgccattgtgagccatggagtagggcgcccgcatcaaattagaaagtcaaaatcatagaggggatctgctaatgctctagggggatagagtaattgactgaggagtagggcgcccgcatcaaattagaaagtcaaaatcatagaggggatctgctaatactctagtgggtagagtaattgacttcctagtttggagggggcgctgctccatgctgtgaaatggcgtcgcccagtttgaccttttaaccctgtacttccgatactgtgttttgaatgcaaattgaagaacaggagattcttgtgttataagttctttgcttataacacaagaatctcctgttcttcaatttgcattcaaaacacagtatcggaagtacagggttaaaaggtcaaactgggcgacgcatggagcagcgccccctccaaactaggaagtcaattactcctacccccctagagtattagcagatcccctctatgaatttgactttctaatttgatgcgggcgccctactccatggctcacaatggcgccacccatagctctattctatcccacctttcgaaattgttacgcgcttcggacgaacaggagattcttgtgttataagttctttgactttacgaatatgaaatggggatcagctcaaaagtttcacaaatgtgtgacgtatccgtttccttatcgtattcgtaaggttgcgaaacctccctattaaaaAAAGAGACTaacattatatactgtagtatcaaAAACATCTTTTCAAATGAGCTTTCTATAATTGAATTCTTGAATTATTTATCTAGGTGAGAAACCGCACAAGTGTAAAAAATGCGGTAGAGGATTCAAACAGCTAACACATTTGACCTATCACATGAGAACACACTCTGACGTCAAAATGTACACATGCACATACTGTGGTAAAGGCTTCAACCAAAAGGGAAACCTACAAGCTCACATATACGGACATACAGGTAAGAACGAAGTTGTTAAGCCCTGGTATCAATATCCAATGATGTTATTAGGAACTTTATTGGTCTGGTTTTAGACGGCGATTCCACTTAATATTGCatggtaaaaaaataaacattttggcacaaatggcgtttcatacgtataagcTAAATTCCGATGGGAAGAATGTAACTCTTCCTGATGACGTAAACAATATTTGGGAATACTACTCTAGATTCTAGATTGGAGTAGATTAATTGTCCCATTCCGGTGCTTCCAGCCAAAATCAAAACCGCCGACTGGTGGCGCTCGTAAAGGAATACTAACAgcataaatattaatatgagCAATAAAAATGTATGCTATTAAATTATTACCAATCGACGATTTAAATAATTAACttgattaatattatacattattgacttttatataatatttctgaATACTACAACTTTACCTAATGAACATGCGCAAAGGTGCGAAAAGTATTTGTTACTCAATTATAGCGCCACCAATCGACGGACTGCTTATTGAAATTCATGGTTAACGTAATCAATATACAATCACTACTTATGAACAATGTTATTCCTGAGTGTTACTACTTATAACTATCTATTGAATTATCCCTTTATACCGAGCAAGCGCTAGCGAAGAGCATTTTCATTAGTATTCATTAAATTCAGAATTAGGTCTACTACATTACAAAGCTACTTTAAAACGGCTATATCTAGCAAAGCCTACTATATAGATATTAATTCCTTAAAgggtattattaatatatattaactCTTTGCAACAAgtacattatcatttaatatgtattctttttttatttattattactttaatcAAAGtgattttttcaaattataaagGGTTTAAAGCAAGCTTCGTCTtaaaagtaaaacattataactATACTAAAATAGAGTGTCTTTTTGAATTGTAGGAGAGAGGCCGTACCGCTGTGAGCTGTGTGGTAAGGGGTTTACGTTGGCGAGTACACTAAACACACATCGAAGAACGCATGCAAACCGGCTAGCCATCCCTACATTCACATCCAACACCCTGTCATCTTACGGTGCTTTGCACCTTTCACCCAAGACTGATGAATAGAAATAAGTCTGAACCTAAACACAAAGGCCTAATAATGCCTAGATAATTATGCACTTCCTTGGTTCTAGGTAAAACCCTACCTGACACCTTGGGTCAATAAGGCTTTTAGTTATTTACCCCGGTAAGTTGGTtcctattcaacaaaaagtgTCCATAACTTACCCGGGTAACAGGCGTAAGGTTTTTGGGAATAAACGTACACCCGTAAGGCCTATCGGACagaaattgaattattaaaatttgtCACAGGCGGGAATAATTAACGCTAATATTTGCAGTCGCAATGGCACGGATACGTTACATGCAGGCTATGCCACCTGTCTATTGCGCCATTTGACTTCTGCACTGTGCAACCCTTTTATGCTTTGTCCTTTTGCCTATACATGAATAAGCTAGGCCTATGAACCTATACTATACAAATCAATAAAACGGGTTGATAGGCCTACTTGACGAACCATAATTATCAACATAGCGAAAGTAGTACGTTAATTAAGTGcaagtaaataaatgaatgaaagaaTTTATATTAGAATATAAATTAGCTGAACAATACTGTACACTGACAAgagattatgcaaattatgtttTAAGCTGTGCTATAAAGATAGATCCGACTTAACTTAGCAATTAAAAGATGTCATTCGAACATTGAATCGTTTTGTCTCGTCTTTATTTTGTGAACAACAAACAAGGTGGACAAATTGGTACACATTAAACAAATTTCATATGCCACTGCTGCTGGAACCGACTTTCTCCGGCGGAAAATGAcgtattataacaaatatatagtaGATAGTCTGGGACTGACTTACAAACGAATAAGGTGATAAAACACAACCAAATAAACGTGGACTGCAACAAATTGTCGTAATTAATATGATATAACCTAGCCGATTTTCTTAAAGTAAACCTATCTAGGAAAATTTATCACAGTAAAATTCATAAATACCGGTTCATACAACATTGGTTTTTACAATACCTTAAATCTAACTCAACCAGGACATATTCTTACCACCAAACTACGAATATAAACATCAATAAATTTATACCATAACATTCCTGTCTAGGATCCAGTAAAATGCTACCTTTATATATTATTCATAACTAAGCACAGCATGCTCTTTTTACTCATTGTTTTGTTAtactttaattaaaatgtatatgttaacaacaacaacaaccaaCATTCTCGTCGCACCATCTGGTtaactatataaataattaatgaacCGACAGCGTCACATGCGATACATGGTAATTAATCTGGCGTTAATTATTTGCGTTCAAATgctaattttattcaaaatagataaatatataataagtaaATGCCTATATAGAATACATGCAGTAAGCAATCTTGTAAGCTGACACCATATTGGAGTCCGGAAACATTGGCCTACCTCTCCTAAGCGTACTCTGACcgtacaatttaaatttacctTACGT contains:
- the LOC140056524 gene encoding uncharacterized protein — its product is MPRAFLVKRRPQSNVAFPGDTQAQVPNKVIKSNSPIKPLPIRSALSTTELPSSRLFDLHEVELFNKCHSQFHQYYVTNDDRLSKDRYLKYNQSICEQVEYFKKAKSIEDLSKQLKKSADKEVISPTELQYSIFNLPDRKQVDSGRDSNEEVFVERIQTTDSLLNPTHKATIPPVYVTEILAKQRQKILAKHVVNIHNGFFAKKVSRRGRNKARQPIPGLEYIQNGTDMQYRNNTSLESSFATDDNAEDNAKTDGELNESEAKQTQRKYVCDICNKGFSRSNTLVTHKRIHTGDKPFECEICGRAFRQPGNLTRHRLIHTTVKPYKCSQCGKAFNRASNLHTHMRTHTNYKPFVCQYCGKGFHQKIDMKIHSYTHTGEKPHKCKKCGRGFKQLTHLTYHMRTHSDVKMYTCTYCGKGFNQKGNLQAHIYGHTGERPYRCELCGKGFTLASTLNTHRRTHANRLAIPTFTSNTLSSYGALHLSPKTDE